A window of Platichthys flesus chromosome 23, fPlaFle2.1, whole genome shotgun sequence contains these coding sequences:
- the LOC133949122 gene encoding speriolin-like protein codes for MLGEIALQLERRIMSFVFQGHRRLYSFTVQNIPAKIREVSKNQMTGKVDEGYRLYLTQRYNDLMKQLNQLGYKKTLHPSFSEFIVNKYGILKKRSGEYGPHPLYYNNPETLKKLIISTAPINLQENLLLLLKCLCNMADKDRRPLILWKI; via the exons ATGCTGGGCGAGATTGCTTTACAATTGGAGAGGAGGATCATGTCTTTCGTCTTCCAGGGTCACAGGAGGCTTTATAGTTTCACAGTGCAGAATATTCCTGCCAAGATCAGAGAG GTTAGCAAAAATCAGATGACAGGGAAGGTGGATGAAGGCTATCGGCTGTACCTCACTCAGAGGTATAATGACCTCATGAAGCAGTTGAATCAGCTTGGATACAAAAAGACACTTCACCCTTCATTCTCTGAATTTATCGTCAACAAATATGGGATCCTGAAGAAGAGGTCTGGTGAATACGGCCCTCATCCTTTGTACTACAACAACCCAGAGACTCTGAAGAAGCTCATAATCTCCACTGCTCCAATAAATCTTCAggagaacctgctgctgctgctcaaatgCCTCTGCAACATGGCCGATAAGGACAGAAGGCCTCTTATTCTTTGGAAGATATGA